In Tachysurus vachellii isolate PV-2020 chromosome 1, HZAU_Pvac_v1, whole genome shotgun sequence, a genomic segment contains:
- the ccl25a gene encoding C-C motif chemokine 25: MRFNVLFFLVLLGVLYISLAQGLYEDCCLNYSKEIKSSIKKRVCGYRRQEQDGGCNLPAIVFKLKGGRQFCTRPGDKWVQELIKQTDKIQQKNKKLKKICGNH; the protein is encoded by the exons ATGCGATTCAACGTGTTGTTTTTCCTCGTGCTTCTCGGGGTCCTCTACATCAGCCTAGCACAAG GCTTGTATGAGGACTGTTGCCTAAACTATTCAAAGGAGATTAAATCGTCCATCAAGAAAAGAGTGTGTGGTTACAGAAGACAGGAGCAGGATGGAGGATGCAATCTTCCTGCGATAGT GTTCAAGCTGAAGGGAGGTCGGCAGTTCTGCACCAGACCAGGGGACAAATGGGTGCAGGAACTCATAAAACAGACTGACAAAATAcagcagaagaacaaaaaactaaagaaaatatG CGGAAATCACTAG